The Parambassis ranga chromosome 14, fParRan2.1, whole genome shotgun sequence genome includes a window with the following:
- the LOC114446443 gene encoding odorant receptor 131-2-like — protein MSDTSGSQTNITDGQQVQLLERVTGAVVTTLPCCVFLFINVTMLFTLRSKPVFCETSRYVLLYNLLFADTVQMALGHLLYLISASRLILTYPVCGFLILLASLTTTISPLTLLVMSLERYVAVCYPLRHTTIITIRNTGVAIFVIWALGSLNILTRVLLLLEFPFKDLENLQMKDFCSGVYIFLGPRSKDYDRAFICVLFVSAGVAISFSYFGVIIAARSASTDKASARKARNTLLLHLVQLCLILSTTMFTSLFMALSGILTRIVFVRVYILLYIFISLFPRCLCSLIYGIRDQTIRPVLMHHLCCGWKTPSTTQAPMTSRLYVTDRPSLFHYGRYSPLPNCIRSLTP, from the exons ATGTCAGACACATCTGGATCTCAGACTAACATCACGGACGGACAACAGGTCCAGTTACTGGAGAGAGTGACTGGAGCTGTTGTGACAACGCTGCCGTGCTGTGTGTTCCTCTTCATCAATGTGACCATGTTGTTCACACTGAGGAGTAAGCCAGTGTTTTGTGAGACCTCTCGTTATGTTCTCTTGTATAACCTTCTGTTTGCAGACACTGTTCAGATGGCTCTCGGTCATTTACTGTACTTGATTTCTGCGAGTAGGTTAATTCTGACGTATCCTGTCTGTGGTTTCCTTATTTTGCTCGCCAGTCTCACCACTaccatctctcctctcacactgtTGGTGATGTCTTTGGAGAgatatgtagctgtgtgttacccactgagacacactaccatcatcaccatcaggaaCACAGGTGTGGCCATCTTTGTAATCTGGGCCTTGGGTTCTCTAAATATTCTCACTCgggttctgctgctgttagaaTTTCCTTTTAAAGACCTTGAGAATCTACAGATGAAGGACTTCTGCTCTGGTGTATACATATTTCTTGGACCTCGGTCTAAAGATTATGACAGAGCCTTCATTTGTGTCCTGTTTGTATCAGCTGGTGTTGCAATTTCTTTTTCCTACTTTGGTGTAATCATTGCAGCCAGGTCGGCCTCCACAGACAAAGCTTCTGCCAGAAAAGCTCgtaacactctgctgctgcatctggtgcagctctgcctcattCTGTCTACAACTATGTTCACCTCACTGTTCATGGCGCTGTCAGGAATTTTAACAAGGATAGTGTTTGTGCGTGTTTATATAttattgtatatatttatttcccTGTTTCCCAGATGTCTGTGCTCTCTGATCTATGGCATCAGAGATCAGACCATCAGACCTGTTCTCATGCACCATCTCTGCTGTGGAT GGAAAACGCCTTCAACTACGCAAGCTCCAATGACATCACGTCTGTATGTGACAGACCGGCCGAGCT TGTTTCACTATGGGAGATATAGCCCACTCCCGAATTGCATCCGCTCCCTGACGCCGTGA